One genomic segment of Hordeum vulgare subsp. vulgare chromosome 2H, MorexV3_pseudomolecules_assembly, whole genome shotgun sequence includes these proteins:
- the LOC123425442 gene encoding protein CHROMATIN REMODELING 35-like — MRRSKETVAPPAAFPSPLLLSAPLQKPQCRASPPSAAMDVAPGEAAPSGMYYHTKRKPSDPISGLSLPGAKMVGNWGFGSVTKDWESVNARKFQFINFLSTLRKPTQSYVACAEANMIYSSVEQTEQKKSEVLIILDSDNEDESMAAYKQLTPEKNKQLSSEKNKHLIPSENAGTLTTCVATQGIADVNETMRDGDQNSHIVPYGQSATLMNQYPLPRYQPSVQFERVVLQKRPEEERIHDLAVASHAEKMAETLVFPSLPKERKQRKYDPSSQTDGDAEAGPRKRKRKGKNEASPAVFDLPSKTYNPVEEDEPMEEEDKPENESDDLDGFWNEYSLALESSKLDTAEEVASEKEVGEKEVDNDCSHDIRIHEDLGHVCRVCGMIVRRADMIFDYQWKKPSRSRSYFSETRSKDSDDIVIGDVRVTEELMALDVAIHPRHAKQMRAHQLAGFHFLVKNLVSDKPGGCILAHAPGSGKTFMLISFIQSFLARYPSSRPLVILPKGILGTWKREFQRWQVEDIPLYDFYSVKAEKRAEQLEILKSWQAKMSILFLGYKQFSQIVCSDGGGNVAAACRDMLLKVPSLLIMDEGHTPRNRETDVLESLSRVQTPRKVVLSGTLFQNHVSEVFNILNLVRPKFLKSDSSRPIVKRIMSQVAISGGRISKGSADNAFTESVEETLLHDDNFTRKAHVIRSLRELTKDVLHYYKGDILDELPGLVDISVFLKLSPKQKEIVHKLESYEKFKRSAIGTAVYMHPCLSGMSEFDAADRAINLTNASIDSLVESINVTDGVKARFFTNILALANSAGEKVLAFGQYILPMKFLERLLVKTRGWNVGKEIFVINGDTSQEERELATDQFNNSADAKVLFGSIRACGEGISLVGASRVVILDVHLNPSVTRQAIGRAFRPGQQKKVFVYRLVAADSQEESFHQTAFKKEVIPKLWFEWSEQHCTSDDFRLNKVDIDNCEDELLDNRAMRQDIKVLYKR, encoded by the exons ATGCGGCGGAGCAAGGAGACCGTGGCGCCACCCGCCGCTTTCCCCAGtcctctcctcctctccgcccCGCTCCAAAAACCACAGTGCCGCGCTTCGCCGCCGTCAGCGGCCATGGACGTCGCCCCCGGCGAGGCGGCGCCCTCTG GCATGTATTACCACACAAAAAGGAAGCCTTCTGACCCCATCAGTGGCCTTTCACTTCCTGGTGCAAAGATGGTTGGCAATTGGGGATTTGGCAGTGTTACCAAGGACTGGGAAAGTGTGAATGCTCGGAAGTTCCAATTTATAAATTTCCTTTCTACTCTGCGTAAGCCCACTCAGAGTTATGTGGCGTGTGCTGAAGCTAATATGATTTATAGCTCTGTCGAGCAAACAGAGCAGAAAAAGAGCGAAGTGCTAATAATTCTTGATTCGGATAATGAAGATGAAAGCATGGCAGCATACAAACAACTTACGCCTGAGAAAAACAAACAGCTCTCATCTGAGAAAAACAAGCACCTGATACCATCGGAAAATGCTGGTACTCTCACAACATGTGTGGCAACCCAAGGAATTGCCGACGTAAATGAGACCATGCGTGATGGAGACCAAAACAGTCATATTGTTCCATATGGTCAAAGTGCAACTTTAATGAATCAGTATCCTTTACCCCGCTATCAACCATCAGTTCAGTTTGAGAGAGTTGTATTGCAGAAAAGACCTGAGGAGGAACGTATCCATGATCTGGCT GTTGCAAGCCACGCGGAGAAAATGGCAGAAACACTTGTTTTCCCTTCTCTTCCTAAGGAGAGAAAACAACGGAAATATGACCCAAGCTCCCAGACAGACGGAGATGCTGAAGCtgggccaagaaaaagaaaaaggaaaggcaAAAATGAAGCGAGTCCAGCAGTATTTGATTTGCCCTCAAAAACTTACAATCCTGTCGAGGAAGATGAGCCTATGGAGGAAGAGGATAAACCAGAAAATGAAAGTGATGATCTCGATGGTTTCTGGAATGAATACTCACTGGCTCTGGAAAGCTCTAAG CTTGACACAGCTGAAGAGGTAGCCAGTGAGAAAGAAGTGGGTGAAAAAGAGGTGGACAATGACTGCAGTCATGACATACGGATTCATGAAGACCTGGGCCATGTATGCCGTGTCTGTGGTATGATTGTGAGAAGGGCTGACATGATCTTTGATTATCAATGGAAAAAG CCATCAAGGTCAAGATCATATTTCAGTGAAACACGCTCAAAGGATTCTGATGACATTGTCATTGGTGATGTTAGAGTCACTGAAGAACTCATGGCTTTAGATGTTGCCATTCATCCAAGACATGCAAAGCAAATGAGAGCACATCAGTTGGCAGGTTTCCACTTTCTGGTGAAGAATTTAGTCTCTGACAAACCAGGAGGTTGCATTCTAGCTCATGCCCCTGGTTCGGGGAAAACATTTATGCTGATTAGTTTCATTCAGAGCTTCTTGGCAAGGTACCCCTCTTCAAGGCCCCTTGTTATACTTCCTAAAGGCATATTAGGTACATGGAAGAGGGAATTTCAACGGTGGCAAGTGGAGGATATACCACTGTATGACTTTTATTCTGTCAAGGCTGAGAAGAGAGCAGAGCAGTTGGAAATCCTGAAATCTTGGCAAGCCAAAATGAGCATTCTATTTCTTGGATACAAGCAGTTTTCTCAGATCGTTTGCAGTGATGGTGGTGGCAACGTCGCAGCTGCGTGCCGGGACATGTTGCTTAAGGTCCCTAGCCTACTGATAATGGATGAGGGCCATACACCTAGGAATCGGGAGACTGATGTACTAGAGTCATTGAGCAGAGTCCAAACTCCACGTAAGGTGGTCCTATCTGGTACACTTTTCCAGAATCATGTCAGTGAAGTGTTCAACATCTTGAACCTTGTACGCCCAAAGTTTCTTAAGTCGGATTCATCTCGTCCTATTGTTAAACGTATAATGAGTCAAGTAGCAATATCAGGTGGCAGAATTTCAAAAGGGTCTGCTGATAATGCATTCACTGAGTCAGTAGAAGAGACCCTGCTGCATGATGATAACTTCACGAGAAAAGCACATGTCATTAGAAGTCTCAGAGAACTAACAAAAGATGTGCTTCATTACTACAAGGGTGACATCTTAGATGAACTACCTGGCCTAGTAGACATCAGCGTCTTCTTGAAACTCAGTCCCAAGCAGAAAGAAATTGTTCATAAGTTGGAATCCTATGAGAAGTTCAAAAGAAGCGCCATAGGAACTGCAGTGTACATGCATCCTTGTCTGTCAGGAATGTCAGAATTTGATGCTGCAGATAGGGCTATCAACCTAACAAATGCAAGCATTGATAGTTTGGTTGAGTCGATCAACGTGACAGATGGTGTGAAGGCCAGGTTTTTCACTAACATCCTGGCGCTTGCGAATTCTGCAGGAGAGAAGGTGCTTGCTTTTGGTCAGTACATACTACCCATGAAATTTTTGGAGAGGCTATTGGTAAAGACAAGGGGCTGGAATGTAGGAAAGGAGATCTTTGTGATCAATGGCGATACTAGTCAAGAAGAGAGAGAACTGGCCACGGATCAGTTTAATAACTCTGCTGATGCAAAAGTTCTGTTTGGCTCTATAAGGGCATGCGGGGAGGGCATCTCCCTCGTGGGCGCATCAAGAGTTGTCATTCTAGATGTTCACTTGAACCCCTCTGTTACTCGTCAGGCAATCGGGCGGGCTTTCAGGCCTGGGCAGCAGAAGAAAGTCTTTGTGTACAGGCTCGTAGCCGCTGACTCTCAAGAGGAAAGCTTCCATCAAACTGCATTCAAGAAAGAAGTCATACCGAAGCTGTGGTTTGAATGGAGTGAGCAGCACTGCACGTCGGACGACTTCCGGCTGAACAAAGTTGATATCGATAACTGTGAAGATGAGCTGCTGGACAACAGAGCGATGCGGCAGGATATCAAGGTCCTGTATAAAAGGTGA